The following proteins are co-located in the Pseudomonas sp. DY-1 genome:
- the dapA gene encoding 4-hydroxy-tetrahydrodipicolinate synthase, which translates to MIAGSMVALVTPMDAQGQLDWDSLSKLVDFHLQEGTNAIVAVGTTGESATLDVNEHVEVIRRVVDQVNGRIPVIAGTGGNSTRESVELTAAAKQVGADACLLVTPYYNKPTQEGLYQHFRHIAEAVAIPQILYNVPGRTVCDMLPETVERLSKIGNIIGIKEATGDLQRGQEVLNRVSKDFLVYSGDDATAVELMLMGGKGNISVTANVAPRAMADLCAAAMRGEAEAARAINDKLMPLHKALFIESNPIPVKFALHEMGLIPDGIRLPLTWLSPRCHEPLRQAMRQSGLLA; encoded by the coding sequence ATGATTGCGGGCAGTATGGTGGCACTGGTTACGCCCATGGATGCGCAGGGTCAATTGGACTGGGACAGCCTTTCCAAACTCGTTGACTTCCATCTTCAAGAGGGCACCAACGCCATAGTCGCCGTCGGCACCACGGGCGAGTCCGCCACACTCGACGTCAACGAGCACGTCGAAGTGATCCGCCGCGTCGTCGACCAGGTCAATGGCCGCATCCCGGTAATCGCCGGCACCGGTGGCAATTCCACTCGTGAGTCGGTCGAACTGACCGCTGCTGCCAAGCAAGTCGGCGCCGATGCCTGCCTACTGGTGACCCCTTACTACAACAAGCCGACGCAGGAAGGCCTGTACCAGCACTTCCGCCATATCGCCGAAGCCGTGGCCATTCCGCAGATTCTCTACAACGTTCCCGGCCGTACCGTATGCGACATGCTTCCGGAAACCGTTGAGCGCCTGTCGAAGATCGGCAACATCATCGGCATCAAGGAAGCCACTGGCGACCTGCAGCGCGGCCAGGAAGTACTGAACCGAGTCAGCAAGGATTTCCTCGTTTATTCCGGTGACGACGCTACTGCCGTCGAACTGATGCTGATGGGCGGCAAGGGCAATATCTCGGTTACCGCCAACGTTGCCCCGCGCGCCATGGCTGATCTCTGCGCTGCCGCCATGCGTGGCGAAGCCGAAGCCGCTCGCGCCATCAATGACAAGCTGATGCCGCTGCACAAGGCTCTTTTCATCGAATCGAACCCGATCCCGGTGAAATTCGCCCTGCACGAAATGGGTCTGATTCCCGACGGCATTCGCCTGCCGTTGACCTGGCTCAGCCCGCGTTGCCATGAGCCTCTGCGCCAAGCCATGCGCCAGTCCGGCCTACTTGCCTAA
- a CDS encoding glycine cleavage system protein R yields MSTTPPREQFLLISALGRNPMELTNVLCRASQENRCAVVSSRLTRHGEFSALVLQVSGSWDGLARLESGVAALAKRHGFTANMTRSSAMETRPQALPYVAYISAAYRPDILNELCQFFIDHRVELENLTCDTYQAPQTGGTMLNATITVTLPAGTQISWLRDQFLDFADALNLDALIEPWRPQHP; encoded by the coding sequence ATGTCCACCACCCCGCCCCGCGAACAATTCCTTTTGATCAGTGCCCTGGGCCGCAACCCGATGGAGCTGACCAACGTGCTGTGCCGCGCCAGCCAGGAAAACCGCTGCGCCGTGGTCAGCAGCCGCCTGACCCGCCACGGCGAGTTCAGCGCCCTGGTGCTGCAAGTTTCCGGTAGTTGGGATGGCCTGGCGCGCCTGGAGTCAGGTGTGGCGGCATTGGCCAAGCGCCATGGCTTTACCGCCAACATGACCCGCAGCAGCGCCATGGAAACTCGCCCCCAGGCACTGCCCTACGTGGCCTACATCAGCGCAGCCTATCGCCCGGACATCCTCAACGAGCTGTGCCAGTTTTTCATCGATCACCGTGTCGAGCTGGAAAACCTCACCTGCGATACCTACCAGGCACCGCAGACTGGCGGCACCATGCTCAACGCCACGATTACCGTGACTCTGCCCGCCGGCACCCAAATCAGCTGGCTGCGCGACCAGTTCCTGGACTTCGCCGATGCACTGAACCTGGACGCCCTGATCGAACCCTGGCGCCCGCAACACCCCTGA
- a CDS encoding phosphoribosylaminoimidazolesuccinocarboxamide synthase — protein MSTPTTLSLKKIYSGKVRDLYEIDDKRMLMVATDRLSAFDVILDQPIPEKGKILTAISNFWFDKLSNVVPNHFTGDKVEDVVPAAELPLVEGRAVVAKRLKPVAVEAIVRGYIVGSGWKEYQKSGTVCGIQLPAGLKEASKLPQPIFTPSTKAAVGDHDENISFEQCEAIIGKELAAKVRDTAIALYSTAVEYAATRGIIIADTKFEFGIDEDGTLTLMDEVLTPDSSRFWPVESYVEGKNPPSFDKQFVRDWLESTGWNKEPPAPAVPADVAQKTADKYREALTKLTS, from the coding sequence ATGAGCACACCCACCACCCTCAGCCTGAAGAAGATCTACTCGGGGAAGGTTCGCGACCTCTACGAAATCGACGACAAGCGCATGCTGATGGTCGCCACTGACCGCCTTTCCGCGTTCGACGTGATCCTCGACCAGCCCATTCCGGAGAAAGGCAAGATCCTTACTGCCATCTCCAACTTCTGGTTCGACAAGCTATCCAACGTCGTTCCCAACCACTTCACCGGTGACAAGGTCGAAGACGTCGTTCCCGCCGCCGAATTGCCCCTGGTGGAAGGCCGCGCGGTAGTAGCCAAGCGCCTTAAGCCCGTTGCTGTCGAAGCCATCGTGCGCGGCTACATCGTTGGCTCCGGCTGGAAGGAGTACCAGAAGAGCGGCACCGTCTGCGGCATCCAGCTGCCGGCCGGCCTGAAGGAAGCTTCCAAGCTGCCGCAACCCATCTTCACCCCCTCGACCAAGGCTGCCGTCGGCGACCACGACGAGAACATCTCTTTCGAGCAGTGCGAAGCCATCATCGGCAAGGAACTGGCCGCCAAGGTCCGTGACACCGCCATCGCCCTGTACAGCACCGCCGTCGAGTACGCCGCCACCCGCGGCATCATCATCGCCGACACCAAGTTCGAGTTCGGCATCGACGAAGACGGTACCTTGACCCTGATGGACGAAGTGCTGACTCCCGATTCCAGCCGCTTCTGGCCGGTGGAAAGCTACGTCGAAGGCAAGAACCCGCCGAGCTTCGACAAACAGTTCGTGCGCGACTGGCTGGAGTCTACCGGCTGGAACAAGGAGCCGCCGGCACCTGCCGTACCCGCCGACGTCGCCCAGAAGACCGCTGACAAGTACCGCGAAGCGCTGACCAAGCTGACTTCCTGA
- a CDS encoding phospholipase D family protein, with protein sequence MAKFLNTSATNYFLEEMIKNAKDRLVLISPFLKLNDRMKELLADKDRLKIDVRIVYGKSELQPEEINWLKELSYVRTSFCKNLHAKCYLNEDLCIITSLNLYEFSQVNNNEMGVLIRRSDDPELYKDAYEEAQRIIRISDEVRITMERIAADAEVKQDSEEVSEKLTSSKLAQKLGLKTPELIEKLIALELLEDRDGKPYITQKGKDAGGEFRMSPKFGPYFLWPDSLAV encoded by the coding sequence ATGGCGAAGTTCCTCAACACCAGTGCTACCAACTACTTCCTCGAGGAAATGATCAAGAACGCCAAGGATCGCTTGGTACTGATCAGTCCCTTCCTCAAGCTCAACGACCGGATGAAGGAGCTGCTGGCCGACAAGGACCGCCTTAAGATCGACGTACGTATCGTCTATGGGAAGAGCGAGCTGCAGCCCGAGGAAATCAACTGGCTAAAGGAACTGAGCTACGTACGCACCAGCTTCTGCAAGAACCTGCACGCGAAGTGCTACCTGAATGAAGACCTGTGCATCATCACCAGCCTGAACCTCTATGAGTTCAGCCAGGTGAATAACAACGAGATGGGCGTACTCATCCGTCGCTCTGATGATCCCGAGCTGTACAAGGATGCCTATGAAGAGGCACAGCGGATCATCCGTATCAGCGACGAGGTGCGCATCACCATGGAGCGCATCGCTGCCGACGCCGAGGTGAAGCAGGATAGCGAGGAGGTATCGGAGAAACTCACTTCCTCCAAGCTCGCCCAGAAGCTGGGCCTCAAGACGCCCGAACTCATCGAGAAGCTCATTGCCCTGGAACTCCTCGAGGACCGTGACGGCAAGCCTTACATCACCCAGAAAGGCAAGGACGCAGGCGGCGAGTTCCGCATGAGCCCCAAGTTCGGCCCTTACTTCCTGTGGCCCGATAGCCTCGCCGTTTAA
- a CDS encoding peroxiredoxin, whose amino-acid sequence MAVSLNQPVADFTAQATSGLEISLSALKGKQVVLYFYPKDSTPGCTTEGQGFRDRHAAFLAANTAIFGISRDGMKSHENFKCKQEFPFELISDKDESLCQLFDVIKLKKLYGKEYMGVDRSTFLIDKDGVLRQEWRGVKVPGHVDAVLAAAEALNKG is encoded by the coding sequence ATGGCCGTTTCCCTGAACCAACCCGTCGCCGACTTCACCGCCCAGGCCACCAGCGGCCTGGAGATCAGCCTGTCCGCGCTCAAGGGCAAGCAGGTAGTGCTCTATTTCTACCCGAAGGACAGCACCCCCGGCTGCACCACCGAAGGCCAGGGTTTTCGTGACCGGCATGCCGCCTTCCTGGCTGCGAACACCGCCATTTTCGGCATCTCCCGCGATGGCATGAAGTCTCACGAGAACTTCAAGTGCAAGCAGGAGTTCCCCTTCGAGCTGATCTCCGACAAGGATGAATCGCTCTGCCAGCTTTTCGACGTGATCAAGCTGAAGAAGCTCTATGGCAAGGAGTACATGGGCGTGGACCGCAGCACCTTCCTGATCGACAAGGACGGTGTACTACGCCAGGAGTGGCGCGGCGTGAAGGTACCCGGTCACGTGGATGCGGTGCTCGCCGCTGCCGAGGCGTTAAACAAGGGCTGA
- the bamC gene encoding outer membrane protein assembly factor BamC, whose protein sequence is MKRLAGLSALALIISSTSGCGWLWGQDGYFRDRGSDYLEARQTAPMQLPPDVDSKPLDPLLPVPMNVADSRAEGEYEVPRPQALQGKGEVSDYSLQKSGDSRWVVAQRVPAEVWPVARQFFENGGFRIADERPQTGEFSTDWQRLDQLSGPLARRLGSRVSGVEPDSEVRARVRIEPGVQRNTSEIFVTTVSRPAGSTADTGWPSRSDNASLEAALLDEMLASMARSSEQGGSVSLLAARDFDAPSRVTLSEDGNGNPMLSLGADFDRSWSSVGRALETGDVRVDDINRSLGVYYINLAEGAEKKDEKPGFFSSLWGSDASEEEIEARAERYQVRLTRVGDSVQVTVEKDINTVAPADVARRVLTLIQENLG, encoded by the coding sequence ATGAAGCGACTGGCCGGACTCTCCGCTCTCGCCCTGATCATTTCCAGCACCAGCGGTTGCGGCTGGCTCTGGGGCCAAGATGGCTATTTCCGTGATCGCGGTAGCGATTACCTGGAAGCACGCCAGACGGCCCCCATGCAGCTTCCGCCGGACGTTGATTCCAAGCCGCTCGACCCGTTGCTGCCGGTACCGATGAACGTTGCCGACAGCCGCGCTGAAGGTGAATACGAGGTACCGCGCCCTCAGGCCCTGCAGGGCAAGGGTGAAGTCAGCGACTACAGCCTGCAGAAGAGCGGTGACTCCCGTTGGGTGGTTGCCCAGCGCGTACCGGCCGAAGTCTGGCCTGTAGCCCGCCAGTTCTTCGAGAACGGTGGTTTCCGCATTGCCGACGAGCGTCCGCAGACCGGCGAGTTCAGCACTGACTGGCAGCGCCTCGACCAGCTCTCCGGTCCCCTGGCCCGTCGCCTGGGTAGCCGTGTCAGCGGAGTCGAGCCGGACAGCGAAGTCCGTGCTCGCGTACGTATCGAGCCGGGTGTTCAGCGCAACACCAGCGAAATCTTCGTTACCACTGTCAGCCGTCCAGCTGGCAGCACTGCCGACACCGGTTGGCCCAGCCGTTCCGACAACGCGAGCCTGGAAGCCGCGCTGCTGGATGAAATGCTGGCCAGCATGGCCCGCAGTTCCGAACAGGGCGGATCCGTGTCGTTGCTCGCCGCCCGCGACTTCGATGCGCCGAGCCGCGTGACCCTTTCCGAAGATGGCAACGGCAACCCCATGCTCAGCCTAGGCGCCGACTTCGATCGTTCCTGGTCCAGCGTCGGTCGTGCCCTGGAAACCGGCGACGTCCGCGTCGACGACATCAACCGCAGCCTGGGTGTCTACTACATCAACCTCGCCGAAGGCGCCGAGAAGAAAGACGAGAAGCCCGGCTTCTTTAGCAGCCTTTGGGGTAGCGACGCCAGCGAGGAAGAAATCGAAGCCCGCGCCGAACGCTACCAGGTCCGCCTGACCCGCGTTGGCGATAGCGTTCAGGTAACCGTGGAGAAGGACATCAACACCGTGGCCCCCGCCGATGTGGCGCGCCGCGTGCTGACCCTGATTCAGGAAAACCTCGGCTAA